A window of Cryptomeria japonica chromosome 3, Sugi_1.0, whole genome shotgun sequence contains these coding sequences:
- the LOC131874420 gene encoding cucumisin-like, which produces MYRTKVPRHYPDSAILELKLTERIVETAKSPIASIAKSVATNDLPAPIVASFSSKEPNPITPDHLKPDITAPGVDILGAWSNAAPEQLPMLSSTLDATLDGNEAAELGYGAGQINPFKAINLGLVYDTNVDSYINMLCSQGYNETFLRLLTGEFIVCSSNLSNNGVWELNYPSIMVIGNVSEPFLAQFLRTVTNVGPAKST; this is translated from the exons ATGtacaggaccaaggtgccacgccactatcctgattctgcaattctagAGCTGAAACTGACAGAAAGGATTGTTGAGACTGCAAA GTCTCCTATTGCAAGTATAGCAAAAAGTGTAGCTACGAATGATTTACCTGCACCTATAGTAGCTTCATTCTCATCTAAAGAACCCAACCCAATCACACCAGATCATTTGAAG CCTGACATCACTGCACCAGGTGTAGATATTCTAGGAGCTTGGTCAAATGCTGCACCA GAGCAGCTGCCTATGTTAT CATCAACATTGGATGCAACATTAGATGGCAATGAAGCTGCAGAATTAGGATATGGTGCAGGGCAGATTAATCCTTTCAAGGCCATCAATCTGGGGCTTGTGTATGACACCAATGTAGATTCTTATATCAATATGCTATGTAGCCAAGGATACAATGAAACATTTTTACGTTTACTGACAGGAGAATTTATCGTGTGTTCTTCAAATTTATCTAACAACGGAGTATGGGAGCTTAACTATCCTTCTATAATGGTTATTGGCAATGTAAGTGAGCCCTTTTTGGCTCAATTTCTAAGAACAGTTACAAATGTAGGACCTGCAAAATCTACCTAG